A single window of Candidatus Neomarinimicrobiota bacterium DNA harbors:
- a CDS encoding ketoacyl-ACP synthase III: MHRTKIIGMGFHVPDRILKNNDLKQWMDTSDEWIQERSGIKERHWVSEEEAASDLALAASKKAMDMADIEAHEIDLIIVATISSDYYFPGVANQLQAALGLRTVGTFDLKAACSGFVYGLSVADQFIRTGQHKTILVVGAEAQSKFIDLSTRGRDMGVLFGDGSGAAVLQRSNNESGILSTHIHSEGANMNNLWMEGPGTRGNNWVNQESIDSGVCRPHMNGREVFKNAVRRFPEVINEALDENNLSLNDIKLIIPHQANFRISQAVAKRLGVGMEKIFSNIHKYGNTTAASIPIALTEALAEGKIKRGDNIILAAFGAGYTWASAAIRW; this comes from the coding sequence ATGCACCGAACTAAAATAATCGGTATGGGATTTCACGTCCCCGACCGCATTCTAAAAAATAATGATTTGAAGCAATGGATGGATACCTCCGATGAATGGATCCAGGAACGTTCAGGAATTAAAGAACGTCATTGGGTCAGTGAAGAAGAGGCCGCTTCAGATTTAGCATTGGCCGCTTCAAAGAAAGCTATGGATATGGCCGACATAGAGGCCCATGAAATAGACCTCATTATTGTGGCCACAATTTCATCAGATTATTATTTTCCCGGCGTCGCCAATCAACTTCAGGCAGCCTTAGGATTACGGACGGTAGGAACTTTTGATTTAAAAGCTGCTTGTTCAGGATTTGTCTACGGCCTTTCAGTCGCTGATCAATTTATTCGAACCGGCCAGCATAAAACCATTTTAGTCGTGGGTGCAGAAGCGCAATCTAAATTTATAGACCTTTCTACTCGCGGCAGGGATATGGGTGTTCTGTTTGGTGACGGTAGTGGCGCGGCAGTACTCCAGAGGAGTAATAATGAAAGTGGAATTTTATCTACCCATATTCACAGCGAAGGCGCTAATATGAATAATTTGTGGATGGAAGGCCCTGGAACGAGAGGAAATAATTGGGTAAACCAAGAATCGATTGATAGTGGTGTTTGCCGTCCACATATGAATGGTCGAGAAGTATTTAAAAATGCAGTGCGCCGTTTCCCGGAAGTGATAAACGAAGCATTGGATGAGAATAATCTTTCGTTGAATGACATAAAATTAATCATTCCTCATCAAGCAAATTTTAGAATTAGTCAAGCTGTTGCCAAAAGATTGGGCGTTGGGATGGAAAAGATTTTCAGTAATATACATAAATATGGAAATACAACTGCCGCTTCCATACCAATTGCATTAACAGAAGCTTTGGCAG